Part of the Sulfurimonas denitrificans DSM 1251 genome is shown below.
CAGCTCACAAAAAGCGGCAAAATATACGCGTACAAGAAGACCCCTTGAGATGATATATTTTGAAGAGCATAAAGATAAAAGCAGTGCTTCAAAGAGAGAGCTTGAGATAAAAAAACTCTCAAGAGATAAAAAATTGGAGTTAATAAAACAGTGCGGCTTTTTATAGATGGTGATGCTTTTCCAAATACACTAAAACCGATTCTTTTCCGCTCAATCCAGAGACTAAATCTTGAAGTTTTTGTTGTCTCAAACAAGCCTGTAACGATAGGAAAATCAAAACTGATTAGATATCTTATAGTTGAACAAGGTGCAGATGAAGCGGATAATCATATAGTTGAACTTGTAGAAGAGGGCGATTTGGTTATTACCGCAGATATTCCCCTCGCAGATAGAGTTATAAGTAAAGCGGCACATGCAATTGATCATAGAGGTGAGCTTTATAGTGTTGATAATATAAAACACTATTTAGCCATGAGAAATTTAATGGAAAAGATAAGAGAGAGCGGAGAAATGACAAAAGGACCAAAGCCTTTTAATCAAAAAGATGCTCATCAATTTGCAAATCAACTCAATAAATTCCTAGCTAAAAATATAATAAAAATATAATAAAAGCAAACTTAAAGTAACTCTCAGATACAATTCGCAACTTTTTACATCCAAATAATAATTGAAAAGGAGAGGGTCAAATGTTTGATATACTAACAGATTCATTTACAAATGCTATTAAAAAAATTCGTTTTAACGATGATGATAAAGCCCTCACCAAGGCTCTTGACGAGCTTAAAAAATCTCTCTTAAGGGCTGATGTAAACCATAAAGTTGTAAAAGATTTAATATTTAAAGTTCAAATAGAGACTAAGAAAAATGGTATCGGAAAAGATCAATTTTTAGAAGCTTTGCGAAATGCTCTTTATGAACTCTTAGAGATTGGCGGAAACAGAGGTTTTGTTTTTGCTTCAAAACCTCCAACCGTTATTCTAATGACTGGACTTCAGGGGTCTGGAAAAACTACAACAACAGCAAAATTAGCAAACTATTTAAAAAACAAGCAAAAAAAAGTGATGGTTGTAGCAGCTGACTTACAGCGTTTAGCAGCGGTAGAGCAACTTCGCCAATTAACACAGCAGGTTGGAGTTGAGCTTTATGAAGATGAGAGCACAAAAAATCCAGTTGAAGTAGTAACTGCAGCGCTTAAAAAAGCAAATAGTGGAATATATGATGTAGTCTTGATAGATACAGCTGGCCGCCTAGCAATAGATAATGAACTTATGGATGAGCTAGAAGCTGTTAAATATGCAGCAAATCCTAGTGAAATATTCTATGTTGCAGACTCTATGACTGGTCAAGATGCAATAAAAACAGCAACTGCTTTTAAAGAAAAAATTGGAATAGATGGTGTAATTCTTAGTAAATACGATGGCGATTCAAAGGGTGGCATAGCTCTTGGATTATCATCTCAAGTTCAAGTACCTTTGCGTTTTATTGGTAGTGGCGAGAAGATAGAAGATTTAGAAGTGTTCTTGCCTGAGCGTGTTGTAAACCGCTTGATGGGCTTTGGAGACATAGAGGGATTGGCTGAGAGAACTTCATCTGTAATTGATGAAAAACAGGCTAAAAAATTTACTTCAAAAATAAAAAAAGGTGAATTTAACTTCAATGACTTTTTAGAGCAGATGGAGAGTATGAAGAAGATGGGTAGTATGAAATCTTTAATGGGTATGATTCCAGGTATGGGAAATATGTCCAAAGCCCTTAAAGATTTTGATCTTGAAAACTCAAGTGAGCTGAAAAATATAAAAGCTATGGTCTCTTCTATGACAATGAAAGAGAGAGAAAACCCAGATTTATTAAACAATTCCAGAAAGGGAAGAATTGCAAAGGGTTGCGGACTAGAGATAGTTGAGATAAATCGTATGATAAAACAGTTTAAAAATGCAGGAAAAATGGCAAAGAGATTTTCTGGTAAAAATGGAATGAAAGATCTTCAAGCTATGATGGGTCAAATGGGTGGAGCTGGAGCCTTTAGATAGTAGCTCTATTTTATTGAATGCAAACTTATAAATTTTTAGGAGTTTATAAATTTGCATTCAAATGCAAAAATTTAATATATACAGTAAGTTGAAATATGACTTACGCAGAGAAGGACAAAACATGGCAACAGTAATTCGCCTAACTAGAATGGGAAGAAAAAAACAACCTTTTTACCGTATTGCGGTAACAGATTCACGCAAACGCAGAGATGGTGGCTGGATAGAGTTAATAGGACATCACAATCCGATGGTAGCAGAGAAGACAACAGTTGTTGATAACGAGAGATTAGATTACTGGTTAAGCGTTGGCGCTAAAATGAGTGATCGTGTTAAAAAGATAACAGGTCGTTAATTATGATAGCTGATTTTGTCGCACAGTTTGCAAAACTTATAGCATCTTATCCAGATGATGTAAGAGTTGAAGTAAAAGAGGGCGATGAAACTGCTGAGATTCTTCTCTATGCTAATCAATCTGACATTGGTAAGTTGATTGGTAAAGAGGGCAAGATGATTGGTGCAATCAAGACTGTTATCTCTGGCTGTAAAGCTAAAGATGGTATGAGTTACCGTATAAATGTCGAAGCAATCAAATAAACTACTTCATATAGCAACAATCGGCAAGAGTGTCGGTTTAGGCGGCGATATGAAACTTCATATAAAGAGTGACTTTCCAGAACAATTTAAAAAAGGTGTCTCTTTTTTCATCAATGAAAATGAGACTCTTACTCTAAGTGATATAAATCATGAACGTGCTCTTATTAAATTTGTTGGATACAACTCCCCAGAAGATGCTAAAAAACTTACAAATAAAAACTTATATACAACCATTGAGAGAACAAGAAAAGAGTGCCGCTTAGAAAAGGATGAATATTTCTGGTTTGATATCGAGGGTTGTAGTGTGGTTGAAGATGGGAAAGTTTTAGGCATAGTAGATGAGCTTGATAGAATGGGCATAACAAATTATCTCTGTGTTATAACTGATGAGACTCTTGTTAAGAGTGGCTTTGCAAAAAGTTTTTTAATTCCATTTAGGGAACCTTTTACAATAAATACAGATATAAAAGAAAAAATAATAACTGTTATCGGTGCTATGGATATACTAGAAGCTTCATAATGAAATTTACTTTTGTAACGCTTTTTCAAAATATAGTTGAGGGTTATTTTAACGACTCAATTTTAAAAAGAGCAATTCAAAAAGAGATTTTAGAAGTAGAATATTTAAATCCTAGAGATTTTAGTGACTCAAGACATAATAAAGTAGATGATAGCGCAGTTGGTGGTGGTGCAGGAATGGTTATGAATCCACAACCACTTTTTGATGCGCTAGATGAGTTAAAAAGAGTGGATAGCGAAGTTCATATACTGTTTTTAACTCCAGTGGCAAAATCTTTTAAGCAGAATGACGCTAAGAGACTCTCTAAAAAACCCCATATAGCTTTTGTGAGTGGAAGATATGAGGGAATTGATGAGAGAGTTATTGAGAAATATGCTGATGAAGTTTTTAGCATAGGTGATTATATTTTAACTGGTGGAGAACTTCCATCTTTAGTTATTTGTGATGCTATCTCAAGGAACGTAGATGGAGTGCTTGGAAATAGTGACTCTTTAAGTGTAGAGAGTTTTGAAACAGAACTTTTAGAAGCACCATCTTTTTCTAAGCCAGAAATTTATAAAAACATAAGTGTTCCATCAGAATACTTAAAGGGAAATCACAGTAAAATTCGCTCACTAAAATTAGCTCTGTCCACATGTAAGACTAAATTCTTCAGGCCAGAGCAGCTTTTAAAGCACAAAACTCAGTTGCATTAGTGTGATGAGAGTCCTGCTGAAGGAAACCAAGTGTTAACGCAGATGGCGGAATTATTTCTGACATCGTTTTAAATAAATGAAGTTTTTCTTCATTTTATGAAATAAAATTAAGGAATTATCTTATGAGAAATAAGTACATAGAAAACTTTGAAAAAGCGCAAGTAGTTGGAAAAAATATTCCAGATTTTCGTGCTGGTGATACTGTACGTTTAGCGGTAACAATTAAAGAGGGTGACAAAACTCGTATACAAAATTATGAGGGTGTTTGTATTGCAAAAAGAGGTCAAGGTACTGGTCAAACTATTACAGTACGTAAAATCGGTGCCAACAGCATAGGTATTGAGAGAATATTCCCAATATATAGCGACTCTATAAACGAGATAACAGTTATTCGTCGTGGTCGTGTTCGTCGTGCGAAACTATTTTATCTTCGTGACCTTGCTGGTAAAGCAGCGCGTATTAAAGAACTTAGAAGAAAATAATCTTCTAAGCTCTAAACTTAACAACTACACACTTCCTCCCCAAAAAAAGCAAATTTTTCTATATAACTCGAAACATGTACTACATACTATAAGCAGTGATTAATGTAAGTTCCGCAACTGTTTTAAGAAACTTCAATAGCCCATTCAACAATCAAGCATAATAATCTTATTTTTAGACTCCTATTATAAATCCAATAAGCATAAGTAAAACAACAATTTAACTCCTATATATAGTGCATAAGAATAGTCTATTGGGATATTACATAAATTATAATAGCTTTTGATAGTGAGAACTATATAGTGATAATTAACGGATTTTTTTTATGTTATTTAGTAATACATAAAATCTTTTTTAAAATCTTTTTATAGTTTAAGAAACCGCTAAGCAATCCTTCCCTATAATTCCCATCCACAAACACAGAGACCTAAAGTTTAGGTATCTAAGCTTCGAGTAGGGGCTTATAGAGGTAGTTTGAGATCATTGAAAACTAAGCAAGTAAATAGACTTTAATAACTAAAACTAGTTATTATTTAAGTCGAGTAAGTTTACTTATAAAAACTAAATAACAACAACCGTCTATTCTATTTGGTCTCTATTAATTTAGAGATACCCAATAGTATAGATACTATACAATAAAGTCCATCAAGTATTAAATTACATGATGGCAACATAAAGCCAATGATTTTTAAATCTTGGGCAAAGATTAAACAAACCAATTATGGAGAGTTTGATCCTGGCTCAGAGTGAACGCTGGCGGCGTGCTTAACACATGCAAGTCGAACGGTAACAGGAAGTAGCTTGCTACTTTGCTGACGAGTGGCGCACGGGTGAGTAATATATAGTTAATGTACCTCAAAGACTGGGATAGCCACTGGAAACGGTGATTAATACTAGATATACCTTTATAACAAAAGTTGTAAAGGGAAATGTTTTTTCGCTTTGAGATCAGACTATATCCCATCAGTTAGTTGGTAGTGTAAGAGACTACCAAGGCAATGACGGGTAGCGGGTTTGAGAGGATGATCCGCCACACTGGTACTGAGACACGGACCAGACTCCTACGGGAGGCAGCAGTGAGGAATATTGCACAATGGAGGAAACTCTGATGCAGCAACGCCGCGTGGAGGATGACGCATTTCGGTGTGTAAACTCCTTTTATGAGTCAAGAAAATGACGGTAGCTCATGAATAAGCACCGGCTAACTCCGTGCCAGCAGCCGCGGTAATACGGAGGGTGCAAGCGTTACTCGGAATCACTGGGCGTAAAGGACGCGTAGGCGGGTTGTCAAGTCAGGTGTGAAATCCTACAGCTTAACTGTAGAACTGCACTTGAAACTGGCAACCTAGAGTATGGGAGGGGAAGATGGAATTAGTGGTGTAGGGGTAAAATCCGTAGATATCACTAGGAATACCTAAAGCGAAGGCGATCTTCTGGAACATAACTGACGCTAAGGCGTGAAAGCGTGGGGAGCAAACAGGATTAGATACCCTGGTAGTCCACGCCCTAAACGATGAACACTAGTCGTCGTGATGCTTGTCATTGCGGTGATGCACTTAACAGATTAAGTGTTCCGCCTGGGGAGTACGGTCGCAAGATTAAAACTCAAAGGAATAGACGGGGACCCGCACAAGTGGTGGAGCATGTGGTTTAATTCGAAGATACGCGAAAAACCTTACCTGGCCTTGACATTGATAGAATCTGCTAGAGATAGCGGAGTGCCCTTCGGGGAGCTTGAAAACAGGTGCTGCACGGCTGTCGTCAGCTCGTGTCGTGAGATGTTGGGTTAAGTCCCGCAACGAGCGCAACCCTCGTCCTTAGTTGCCAGCAGGTTAAGCTGGGCACTCTAAGGAGACTGCCTTCGCAAGGAGGAGGAAGGTGAGGACGACGTCAAGTCATCATGGCCCTTACGGCCAGGGCTACACACGTGCTACAATGGGGCGTACAGAGTGTTGCAATACCGCGAGGTGGAGCCAATCACTTAAAGCGTCTCTCAGTTCGGATTGTTCTCTGCAACTCGAGAGCATGAAGCTGGAATCACTAGTAATCGTAGATCAGCATTGCTACGGTGAATACGTTCCCGGGTCTTGTACTCACCGCCCGTCACACCATGGGAGTTGATTTCACCCGAAATTGGGAAGCTAACCTTCGGGGGGCTACCACTTACGGTGGAATTAGCGACTGGGGTGAAGTCGTAACAAGGTAACCGTAGGAGAACCTGCGGTTGGATCACCTCCTTTCTAGAGTAGAGTCAATCATTCATTTGAATTGACATACAAGAAAATCTCACAAGAGAAACAGTTATTTTAGTCTTTTACTTGCTTAGTTTTCAGTGATCATTGTTCATTTGAAATTGAAAATGGGGAATTAGCTCAGCTGGGAGAGCGCCTGCCTTGCACGCAGGAGGTCAGCGGTTCGATCCCGCTATTCTCCACCATTTCTTATTTATATAGATAAAAATTTAGAAAGTTTAATTCAAGTTCTTCAACTCAAGAGTTTGAATTAGACTTTATAGTCTATGTTCATTAAATTATTATTGTTAAAGTCAACATATAGTTATAAAAAGATAGCTAGATATATGTAAATATATTTAGAGATTAGTTTATAAATTATATCAACTAAAATAACTACAATTAAACAGGATACTGCCCTACATTAAGTAAGGTAGTGAACGCAAAACTAATGAAGTGATTTTAGCGTAAGCTAAAAAGTTTCTTTAGTAAATTAGAATAAAAAAGATATTAAGGGCCATAGGTGGATGCCTTGGCTAGTAGAGGCGATGAAAGACGTACTAGGCTGCGATAAGCCTCGGGGAGCTGCCAAGAAGCTTTGATCCGGGGATTTCTGAATGGGGCAACCCAGCATGGTGCGAATCATGTTACTCCTACGGGAGGGCGAACTCAGGGAAGTGAAACATCTCAGTACCTGAAGGAAAAGAAATCAAACGAGATTCCCATAGTAGCGGCGAGCGAAACGGGATTAGGGCACTTAGTGATAATATATTTGTTAGCCAAACACTTTGGAAAGAGTGAACAAAGAGGGTGATATTCCCGTAAGCGAAAACATTTATATGGTACTAGACTAAGGAATGAGTAGGTCGGGACACGTGTTATCTTGACTGAATATGGGGGGACCACCCTCCAACCCTAAATACTACTACTAGACCGATAGCGAACAAGTACCGTGAGGGAAAGGTGAAAAGAACTGCGGTGAGCAGAGTGAAATAGAACCTGAAACCTATGGCTTACAATCATTCGGAGCACTATTATTTATAAGTGTGACGGACTGCCTTTTGCATAATGAGCCTGCGAGTTGTGGTATCTGGCAAGGTTAATCGAACGAGAAGCCGTAGCGAAAGCGAGTCTTAATAGGGCGAATTAGTCAGATGCTGCAGACCCGAAACTGAGTGATCTATCCATGAGCAGGTTGAAGCTGGTGTAAGAGCCAGTGGAGGACCGAACCCATTGACGTTGAAAAGTCTCGGGATGACTTGTGGATAGGGGTGAAAGGCCAATCAAACTCAGTGATAGCTGGTTCTCTCCGAAATATATTTAGGTATAGCCTCGAGCAGTAGCATGAAGGGGTAGAGCACTGACAGGGCTAGGGCTGCTTACCGCGGTACCAAACCCTATCAAACTCCGAATACTTCATGTGTAACCTCGGGAGTCAGGCGGTGGGTGATAAAATCCGTCGTCAAGAGGGGAACAACCCAGACTAGCAGCTAAGGTCCCAAAGTCTTGTCTAAGTGGAAAAGGATGTGGAGTTGCTGTGACAACCAGGAGGTTGGCTTAGAAGCAGCCATCTTTTAAAGAAAGCGTAACAGCTCACTGGTCTAGCGATTCTGCGCCGAAAATATAACGGGGCTAAGACAAGCACCGAAGCTCTAGATTCACATTTATGTGAGTGGTAGGAGAGCGTTCCAGTCAGCGTAGAAGCCATACCGGCAAGGAGTGGTGGAGCGGCTGGAAGTGAGCATGCAGGCATGAGTAGCGATAA
Proteins encoded:
- the trmD gene encoding tRNA (guanosine(37)-N1)-methyltransferase TrmD; the encoded protein is MKFTFVTLFQNIVEGYFNDSILKRAIQKEILEVEYLNPRDFSDSRHNKVDDSAVGGGAGMVMNPQPLFDALDELKRVDSEVHILFLTPVAKSFKQNDAKRLSKKPHIAFVSGRYEGIDERVIEKYADEVFSIGDYILTGGELPSLVICDAISRNVDGVLGNSDSLSVESFETELLEAPSFSKPEIYKNISVPSEYLKGNHSKIRSLKLALSTCKTKFFRPEQLLKHKTQLH
- the ffh gene encoding signal recognition particle protein codes for the protein MFDILTDSFTNAIKKIRFNDDDKALTKALDELKKSLLRADVNHKVVKDLIFKVQIETKKNGIGKDQFLEALRNALYELLEIGGNRGFVFASKPPTVILMTGLQGSGKTTTTAKLANYLKNKQKKVMVVAADLQRLAAVEQLRQLTQQVGVELYEDESTKNPVEVVTAALKKANSGIYDVVLIDTAGRLAIDNELMDELEAVKYAANPSEIFYVADSMTGQDAIKTATAFKEKIGIDGVILSKYDGDSKGGIALGLSSQVQVPLRFIGSGEKIEDLEVFLPERVVNRLMGFGDIEGLAERTSSVIDEKQAKKFTSKIKKGEFNFNDFLEQMESMKKMGSMKSLMGMIPGMGNMSKALKDFDLENSSELKNIKAMVSSMTMKERENPDLLNNSRKGRIAKGCGLEIVEINRMIKQFKNAGKMAKRFSGKNGMKDLQAMMGQMGGAGAFR
- a CDS encoding YaiI/YqxD family protein, translated to MRLFIDGDAFPNTLKPILFRSIQRLNLEVFVVSNKPVTIGKSKLIRYLIVEQGADEADNHIVELVEEGDLVITADIPLADRVISKAAHAIDHRGELYSVDNIKHYLAMRNLMEKIRESGEMTKGPKPFNQKDAHQFANQLNKFLAKNIIKI
- the rimM gene encoding ribosome maturation factor RimM (Essential for efficient processing of 16S rRNA); translated protein: MSKQSNKLLHIATIGKSVGLGGDMKLHIKSDFPEQFKKGVSFFINENETLTLSDINHERALIKFVGYNSPEDAKKLTNKNLYTTIERTRKECRLEKDEYFWFDIEGCSVVEDGKVLGIVDELDRMGITNYLCVITDETLVKSGFAKSFLIPFREPFTINTDIKEKIITVIGAMDILEAS
- the rplS gene encoding 50S ribosomal protein L19, with the protein product MRNKYIENFEKAQVVGKNIPDFRAGDTVRLAVTIKEGDKTRIQNYEGVCIAKRGQGTGQTITVRKIGANSIGIERIFPIYSDSINEITVIRRGRVRRAKLFYLRDLAGKAARIKELRRK
- a CDS encoding GIY-YIG nuclease family protein, producing the protein MLKCSDDTLYTGITIDLSRRLNEHNSSQKAAKYTRTRRPLEMIYFEEHKDKSSASKRELEIKKLSRDKKLELIKQCGFL
- the rpsP gene encoding 30S ribosomal protein S16, yielding MATVIRLTRMGRKKQPFYRIAVTDSRKRRDGGWIELIGHHNPMVAEKTTVVDNERLDYWLSVGAKMSDRVKKITGR
- a CDS encoding KH domain-containing protein; the protein is MIADFVAQFAKLIASYPDDVRVEVKEGDETAEILLYANQSDIGKLIGKEGKMIGAIKTVISGCKAKDGMSYRINVEAIK